The following coding sequences lie in one Arachis ipaensis cultivar K30076 chromosome B05, Araip1.1, whole genome shotgun sequence genomic window:
- the LOC107640810 gene encoding uncharacterized protein DDB_G0285291-like, whose amino-acid sequence MRAQEQQQEQYLGKQEQYLKDREQQEHWQQQMMEKQENFQLKMLDQQREFQARILEGQREQSANFQESFNRLSLRQAKYGEYTQNLYQWKNIYHTIREHRNFDRIEYDIATQAKLDYVVHSMPALNQQIKPFEQFQELVDHQRAQANKNTAHMQQGLKDAGLWGQIDHIWDRRCPVEESQETSKKRKKKKGESNKGKEHEH is encoded by the coding sequence atgagagcacaggagcaacaacaggagcaataCTTGGGAAAACAAGAACAATATCTGAAGGATCGAGAGCAACAAGAGCATTGGCAGCAGCAAATGATGGAGAAGCAAGAAAACTTCCAGCTCAAGATGTTGGATCAACAGAGAGAGTTTCAAGCAAGAATTCTTGAGGGGCAAAGGGAACAATCAGCAAACTTTCAAGAATCATTTAACAGATTGTCCCTACGACAGGCCAAGTATGGGGAGTACACCCAAAATCTCTACCAATGGAAGAACATATATCATACAATTAGAGAACATAGGAACTTTGACAGAATAGAGTATGATATAGCAACTCAAGCAAAGCTGGACTATGTAGTCCATAGCATGCCAGCATTGAACCaacagatcaagccatttgagcaaTTCCAGGAATTGGTAGACCATCAGAGAGCACAAGCCAATAAAAATACAGCACACAtgcaacaaggattgaaggatgctGGGCTCTGGGGTCAGATAGACCATATTTGGGATCGAAGATGCCCTGTTGAAGAATCCCAAGAAACAagcaagaagagaaagaagaagaaaggagagtccAACAAAGGCAAGGAGCACGAACATTAG